The window tgtgggatgattacaaggagatgatgatgacaaggggatgatgaaggggggatgtgtgggatgatgacaaggggatgatgaaggggatgatgaaggggatgatgaaggggggatgtgtgggatgatgacaaggggatgatgacaggtgatgatgatgagggtctggatgatgacaggcggtgatgatgatgatgatgatgatgatgaggatgttaatgacgggtctggatgatgacgggggtctggatgatgacaggggggggatgatgtatttcccaccctaggcttatactcgagtcaataacttttcctgggattttgggttgaaattaggggtctcggcttatactcgggtcggcttatactcgagtatatacggtagtctaATTTTACACTTCCTCAGAATTAACCAGTTTTTGAATATCGccctatttttaaaaaaaaaataataataaagcgtAAGGGTGAGGGGTGTCCACCCAGGACTGTATAGAAGAAATTAGTAAAAAAATTTAGCTAAATCTGTAGTGAGAGACAACTGCGCCACATGCATGATCCCAACCAAAATAGGGGTTTACATTTAGTCACACACTTTGAGGAGCATCCCACTGGATATGAATTGAAAAAAGATGCCCCAAATGTAGCTAGGACTCACCCCAATCCCCATCCCCCTATAGTCATAAAAAAGACTGTGGTTTTGACCTTAGCCAGACATTGCGCAGGTATATGCATATGTATGTTAGGTACATGTTGAGAAATCCTCCAAACATATACAACCTACAGAAGTCTAAACATAGCCAAGTCCTGCCATTTTATTATGACAATGCCATGGAGCCCTGTAGCCTTAACTGTATCCCCCTTCCACAGCTCTTTCTGCACCTCTCCCAGCAGGAAGTCACAGCATAttcaatatatatgttttttctttttatctcctTTCAGCAAATCCGCTTTGTGTACCCCCCTTCTATGAGGGAGCTTCTTCAGTTCTTCTCCTCGCTCCACCTAatgtctcctcctccttcccTCATCCTGGTTGATGGACTGGAGCAATACCTTCCACCCACATGCACCCTCCAAGATGGCGCTCATATCTCCGCACTAATGTTTGACTCCATATCCCATTTGCGTTGTGGCCTCTTGGTGTCTGCGGCACCAAACTATGAAAGAAGTGACGGGGCGTTTCTGGCCGTCGAGCGCTACTTCCCGAAACAGTGCCTGGTGTATCATGATATATCATCTGGAGGTCAGGGGCAAGTGTTCAAAATTAGCTTCATGTCTCCAAGACCTCAGTGGAACCTGCACATGGAGGAAGATGGGAGTGTACGAGTCAGTTCTTATGTCACTGTAGGAGACCAATGCCCTGAAATTCAGGACTAACATGAGccatgtgacagatttattttaTAGGATTTTTTATATCTATAATTTTATTATAAGTGTAATAAATTGTAAAATGTCTGGAAATACTATTCTTCATGGTGTCTTCTTGTGTATATTCTATTCAATGACCATGGTCATACAGCCACTGGACATGAAAAGATGACAACTACTTCTAGCAGACATTATAGCACCCATAGAGCTGTCGCACAGATTTTGGAATGCCCTGAATAGGGGCTTGTAAAATCCTGGGTTGCCATGTCGACTTAGAATTTCGCCCTGGTGCCCAGGGTTTTGTCAGCCCCTTCCCGACCTCATGTTTTTCTATCCTTGAAGCTGATcttccagtttttttttctaaagtatTTTTGACCTAAAAAAAACTACCCTGTCATTTTGTGCTCCCAatatgcagtttttgtggcattttttcaaAAATAGGGGGTGTTAGTAATTTTTTTCCCTATGTGATCTTTCCCCTGCACTTTTCCCCACCCTTAACTGTTAAAGAAATAAGGGGAAACATTTTTGGAATAAagccaattttaaccccttaaggacaatggacgtactcctacgccccgttTCCAAGTTCTTAAGGactgaggacgtaggagtacgtcctgtccattcccggccccccgccgctagcctgaggggagccggtgcccgatgcctgctgaaatcgttcagcaggcatcgcggcatatcgcctagggggtcatgatgacccgcccccatgtcagcgatagcAGCGCatgtgctgcgattccgttccccgccaggcggggatcggagccggatgtctgctgatttcattcaTATATAGGACcacctataccggcgatcgttgCAGGgtgccggtaactacttaccggcgttctgcagagGTTCcgcgtcatcagggtcacgtgtgacccggatatagatggtgactgttggtgtaatatacaccaccaatcaccatccgtgctgtactgggggctggcattgtggccacccccctcagtacagttgtgattgggtggccataccaatcacagtgtaatgggaggggatggtgggggctaggagaatgttgctccgttctgcccgccattccacagagatctggcgagcaggacggagccccgtgctgcccaccgtcccctcagttaaaaaaaaaagtgcccctttccccctttctgtggccccttggcacataaatcccccagggttagttttagattaggtagggacaggttagggttaaaaaaaaaattacatttttttttcagcgtacATCAGTGGTTGTCcgggggtccgtagcacctttagctgcttgaccccggccctgctgggtcgctgcggtctgccgccagcgagtttttttttggcgcagatttattaattttttttcacctaagcgtgtgcggaccctcttagttataaaagagcggtccgccaccgtttgttaaagcccacccgccgctgatcagtcccgtagtactgatcagcgttttttttttttgtggtgccggcgcttttttcgagttttctagcgcttttttgcacccataggtggtCCGtgtcaccagtagcaggcgtgtactgtgtgacaggaccgtacctgtgtgtgcggcgtgcctcaccgctgtcagtgatttatcactgatcagcggtttttttttttgtggtaaaggctcTTTTTTCAGTTAacgcgtttttaatttttttttgcacccataggtggtccgtgccaccagtagcaggtgtgtactgtgtggatggaccgtacctgtgtgtgcagcctgtcccaccgctgtcagtgatttatcactgatcagcgttttttgggggttcaggtgggtgcatttttttcggggtaaagccacctgtctgttccaaatctccacttcaccctatacaccttccctagggggtgcactgtttgtagtattctcacatgtgggtgttcctttcttgtattttcctctgaatgtatgtaactgttaggtccgtaacaaacatccgcctcaaatgcaaagagttctcgctgagctctgtcgtatttccaggcgacaattcagagtcacatgttagttgttcccagaaaaatgaagcagagcataggttgaaaattgcaattttcaaaaagctacccttcatccattcctggaaaataaatttaggaaacacctgtgcgttcaaaatgtcctctttacccctatacccattcctcagggtgggtactttctgtaatggtgtcacatgtgggtgtttcatttttgtattttccacagaatgtatgtaaccgtcagctactgatatgccaaaggtcacaaatacaaagtgacctctatgacttctgagccttgttgtgcgcccgcccagcacgttaccccatatgtggatgtatttttatagttaggagaaaaagccttccaaaatttgtaacccaattcctcatattaccccatgtgaaaatgttaaaaattgggtaaccccaggattttagtgtaaaaaaatcacatttttcaatttatggcccacttttcaaaaaacctgtgaggtgttatttcccactgtaccccttgttacgttcattgaggggtgtagtttctaatgtggttttttttttgttgctttataaatgcacatgacccccgacttcaacttcaacaaaattttcactccttccattctgagcattgcagtgcgtccacatagcaatttacatccacatatggggtatttttttttctcagacaaaattgttctacaaattttgggggccttttgccctattacccaatatgaaaatgaaacatttggggtaacaatatagtgcaaaaaaatcaaatttttcacttttacgtcccactgttcaaaaaacctgtgaggtgtaagtactcactgtaacactgttacgttccccgaggggtctagtttccaaaatggtatgccatgtgggtttttctttgctgtcctggcaccataggggcttcctaaatgcggcatgcccccagagcaaaatttgcttcaaaaaagccaaatgtgactccttctcttctgagacctgtagtgcgccagcagagcacttttcacccccatatggggtgttttctgaatcaggagaaattgggcttcaaattttggggggtattttctgctttaaccctttgtaaaaatgtaaaattttttggaaaccaagcaatttaggtaaatttttttgtttttgttttacatatgccaaagtcatgaaacccatgtggggtattaaggttcactttaccccttgttacgttccccaaggggtctagtttccaaaatggtatgccatgtgggttttcttttttgctgtcctggcaccataggggcttcctaaatgcggcatacccccagagcaaaatttgcttaaaaaaagccaaatgtgactccttttcttctgagacctgtagtgcgccagcagagcacttttcagccccatatggggtgttttctgaatcaggagaaattgggcttcaaattttggggggtattttctgctttaaccctttgtaaaaatgtaaaatcttttGGAAACCAAGcaatttaggtaaattttttttttacatatgccaaagtcatgaaacccctgtggggtaataaggttcactttaccccttgttacattccccaaggggtctagtttccaaaatggtatgccatgtggtttttttttttgctgtcctgacaccataggcgcttcctaaatgcggcataccccagagcaaaatttgcttcacaaaagccaaatgtgactcctcttctgagacctgtagtgcgccagcagagcacttttcacccccatatggggtgttttctgaatcaggagaaattgggcttcaaattttggggggtattttctgctattaccctttttaagaatgtaaaatttttgggaaaacaagcattttaggtaatttttttttttttttttttttttttttacatatgcaaaagtcatgaaacacctgtggggtattaaggctcacttaattccttgttatgttcctcaaggggtctagtttccaaaatggtatggcatgtgttttttttttttttgctgttttggtgccctagggacttcctaaaggtgacatgccccccaaaaaccatttcagaaaaatgttctctccaaaatccccttgtcgctccttcgcttctgagccctctactgcgcccgccgaacactttacatagacatatgagatatgtgcttactcgagagaaattgggctacaaatacaagttttctccttttaccccttgcaaaaattcaaaaattgggtctacaagaacatgcgagtgtaaaaaatgaagattttgaattttctccttcactttgctgctattcctgtgaaacacctaaagggttaacacacttactgaatgtcattttgaatactttggggggtgtagtttttataatggggtaatttgtgggcaatttctaatatgaagacccttcaaatccacttcaaaacgggactggtccctgaaaaatattgagtttgaaaattttgtgaaaatgtggaaaattgctgctgaactttgaagccctctggtgtcttcccaaagtaaaaacacgtcaattttatgatgcaaacataaagtagacatattgtttatgtgaaccaaaaaaaatattattttgaatatccattttccttacaagcagagagcttcaaagttagaaaaatgcaaaattttcaattttttcttcaaattttgggatttttcaccaagaaaggatgcaagttaccataaaattttaccactaagtagaatatgtcacgaaaaaacaatctcggaatcagaatgagaactaaaagcattccagagttattaatgtttaaagtgacagtggtcagatgttcaaaaaaatgctctggtccttaaggtgtaaaatggcctggtccacatg is drawn from Hyla sarda isolate aHylSar1 chromosome 4, aHylSar1.hap1, whole genome shotgun sequence and contains these coding sequences:
- the SWSAP1 gene encoding ATPase SWSAP1 — translated: MSRTLLRVLQGHCGGSSDEEAAECGPHGPPAMIIGPPGYRMNGLMFMAAALAAEEEGAVMYLCPEPLQTVPKAGRAPRDPLILKQIRFVYPPSMRELLQFFSSLHLMSPPPSLILVDGLEQYLPPTCTLQDGAHISALMFDSISHLRCGLLVSAAPNYERSDGAFLAVERYFPKQCLVYHDISSGGQGQVFKISFMSPRPQWNLHMEEDGSVRVSSYVTVGDQCPEIQD